One segment of Macrotis lagotis isolate mMagLag1 chromosome 1, bilby.v1.9.chrom.fasta, whole genome shotgun sequence DNA contains the following:
- the LOC141508966 gene encoding LOW QUALITY PROTEIN: uncharacterized protein LOC141508966 (The sequence of the model RefSeq protein was modified relative to this genomic sequence to represent the inferred CDS: inserted 1 base in 1 codon; substituted 1 base at 1 genomic stop codon): MTPGPXRPPWQVKSLTFKDVAVYFIPEEWCLLDDPQKELYKEVMLENFQNLLSLGIPVLRADFISPFEEREPSWILDQKDPRNSCPGAETRFEVPKTPAKLRISHQQRFMNVDPCGFFMREISDIKIEKNQNSHCEFDKDRKGFKKDSILPQFKKLSSENDSFQFVRKRECFTEKIGLIQLYEKPPEVETYQGNQGEIPNSLSSAFMREQKCHTRKMLYFCNEYGQAFSQNSKLIDHHQIHITGKPFECNQFGKTFTQDAKLAQHQKKIHTGKKPYECNQCGKAFTINCKRVLHQKIHIGEKPYECKQCGKAFAQNSNLVVHQRIHTGEKPXCHECGKAFGARCSLIVHQRVHTGEKPYECNQCGKTFTKKYHLPRHKKIHTGEKPYECNQCGKAFRESYELSVHQRIHTGEKPYECNQCGKAFKDNSQLTIHQRIYTGGKPYECHQCGKAFRDKCQLVHQRIHTGEKPYECNQCGKAFKGNFQLAIHQRIHTGEKPYECYQCGKTFAQNGHLSKHQRIHIGETPYNQCGSFQRESQTCCTSENPCWRETL; the protein is encoded by the exons GAATCCCAGTTCTCAGAGCTGATTTCATCTCTCCTTTTGAGGAAAGGGAACCATCCTGGATCCTGGATCAAAAAGACCCAAGAAACTCCTGTCCAG gTGCAGAGACCAGGTTTGAAGTGCCTAAGACTCCTGCAAAGCTGAGGATCTCTCACCAGCAAAGATTCATGAATGTTGATCCCTGTGGCTTCTTTATGAGAGAAATCTCAGATATCAAgatagagaaaaatcaaaatagtcATTGTGAATTTGATAAAGATAGAAAGGGTTTTAAAAAAGACTCAATCTTACCTCAGTTTAAGAAACTGTCCTCAGAAAATGACTCTTTTCAGTTTGTTAGAAAAAGGGAATGCTTTACTGAAAAGATTGGCCTTATTCAGTTGTATGAGAAACCTCCTGAAGTGGAAACCTATCAAGGAAATCAAGGGGAAATACCCAACAGCTTGAGTTCAGCCTTCATGAGAGAGCAAAAATGTCATACcagaaaaatgctttatttttgtaATGAATATGGGCAGGCCTTTAGCCAGAACTCAAAACTCATTGACCATCATCAAATCCACATCACAGGAAAACCTTTTGAATGCAATCAGTTTGGAAAAACATTCACACAGGATGCCAAATTAGCTCAACATCAGAAA AAAATTCACACTGgaaagaaaccttatgaatgtaatcaatgtggaaaggctttcacaaTCAACTGCAAACGTGTTCTACATCAGAAAATCCACAttggagagaagccttatgaatgtaaacaatgtggaaaggcttttgcCCAGAACTCCAATCTTgttgtacatcagagaatccacactggagagaaac cgTGTCATGAATGTGGTAAAGCCTTTGGTGCACGCTGTTCTCTTATTGTGCATCAAAGagttcacactggagagaaaccttatgaatgtaatcaatgtggaaagactttcacaaagAAATACCATCTTCCTCGACACAAGAaaatccatactggagagaaaccttatgaatgtaatcaatgtggaaaggctttcagagaGAGCTATGAACTTTCTGTACATcaaagaatccacactggagagaaacc ttatgaatgtaatcaatgtggaaaggctttcaaaGACAACTCTCAACTTACTATACATCAGAGAATCTATACTGGAGggaaaccttatgaatgtcatcaatgtggaaaggctttcagagaCAAGTGCCAActtgtacatcagagaattcatactggcgagaaaccatatgaatgtaatcaatgtggaaaggctttcaaaGGCAACTTCCAACTTGCTATACATCAAaggattcatactggagagaaaccttatgaatgttaccaatgtggaaagacttttgcACAGAATGGCCATCTTTCTaagcatcagagaatccacattGGAGAGACACCTTATAATCAATGTGGAAGTTTTCAAAGAGAAAGCCAaacttgctgtacatcagagaatccatgttggagagaaaccttatga